The genomic window TGCCATCTGTGCTTGCTCTTCAGCGATACGAATATCACAAGCCAGTGCAACTTCTAAACCGCCACCCATCGAGTAACCGTTAATCGCAGCAATGGATACACCTCTAAAGTTCGATAGGGTTTCAAATGCTTCACCAAAGATCTGTGACATGGTGGCAGCAACGCCTTTATCGCCGCTAGCAAAAGCATTTAAGTCTGCACCTGCGCTAAAGAATTTTTCACCTTCACCAGTAATCACTAGCGCATAAATGTCTTTGTCGGCATTTAGCTCGCGCACCATGTCACGAAGCAGCGTTAAACTCTCTTTGGTCCACGTATTTGCAGGTGGGTTAGCAATGGTAATGACTGCGGTGTGCTCTTGTTTTGATAATTGTAATAACTGAGTCATAAACACTTCCTATTTTTCTGATTTTATTGTGTCGAGAATAATAAAAAAGCGCCGTTATCGATGATAAGGCGCTTTATGTAATGAGGTTTTATAGCATTTCAACCGCGATGGCTGTTGCTTCACCACCGCCGATACAAAGGCTTGCAACACCTTTGCTTAAGCCGCGATTCTTAAGGGCATGCAATAAGGTAACGATAATACGCGAGCCACTTGAACCCAATGGATGGCCTAGTGCACAAGCACCGCCGTTAACGTTAACCTTGTTGTGGTCAAGCTCAAGGTCTTTCATCGCTAGCATAGTTACCATGGCAAAGGCTTCGTTGATTTCAAACAGATCAACATCGTCTTTACTCCAACCCGCGCCCGCCAATACTTTTTCCATCGCGCCAACAGGTGCAATAGTAAACTCGCTCGGATGTTGAGCATGGGTAGCATGAGCTTTAATTGCTGCTAATGGCGTCAAACCACGCTTAGCTGCTTCTGATGCTGTCATAACTAATAGTGCTGATGCACCGTCTGAAATTGAGCTGGCGTTTGCTGCGGTAATAGTACCGTCTTTAGCGAACGCTGGACGCAGACTAGGAATTTTATCAACGCGTGCATTTCCTGGCTGCTCATCAATGCTCACTGTCGTGTCACCGCGGCGAGAACTAATAGTCACTGGCACGATTTCATTGTCAAACGCACCTGATTCAATCGCTGCATTAGCGCGTGATAGTGAGGCAATTGCAAACTCATCCATTTGCTCACGTGTAAAACCAGTGTCATCACTAGTACTTTGCGCAAAACAGCCCATTGCTTTACCCGTTGACGCATCTTCAAGACCGTCAAGGAACATGTGATCTTTAACTTCACCGTGGCCCATACGCATACCGTGACGCGCTTTAGGAAGCATGTATGGCGCAAGGCTCATACTTTCCATACCACCAGCTACGACGATATTCGCACTACCCGCTTTAATAAAATCGTGTGCCATCATCACGGCTTTCATGCCTGAACCACATACTTTATTAATGGTGGTACATACGGTATCTAACGATAAATCGGCTTTTAGCGCCGCTTGACGCGCTGGTGCTTGACCTAAGCCAGCTGGCAGCACACAGCCCATAATTACTTCATCAACATCTGTTTTGGCTAAGCCCGTTGATTCCATTAGACCGTTAATAGCAACGCTACCTAAGGTTGGTGAATCAACTTGAGACAGTGAACCACCAAAGCCGCCCATTGGCGTACGTAACGCTTCTACAATAACGATTTGTTCTTGATCACTCATATTTAACTCCGATGTTTTAACGACAACATGACACACTAATGCATCATGTTAAAAAATTGATACTGGCTACATTACCCTAAGTTACAGTTGACGCCAACGTAAACTTTAGTACAAGGGAGAATTAATTATAAAGACGGAGTGTAAAGCTGGTGTGACAGTTATATTTAACAAATGAAGTATTTAACAGCTAGCAGCGAAGTTACGTCACTAGCCGTTAAAATTAATTAGACAGTGATAGCTTAAGATCATCTAGCTGCTGCGCTAGTGTGGCTATCGAAGTTAAGGTGCTATCTGTTTGATAGACACCATAGGCAATATCGAAATGATAATCTGAATTCTCTACGCCACTGAGACTTATAGAGCTAACTGCATCCTGCATATCGTTAAATAATAGATTAATATCGCTATCAAGCGGTGCAATGCAGCTAACAACAAAATTGGCGCTTTCATCTATAAATATGTCCAAATCAGAATGTTTAAGCGCCTTAAGCCTATGAGCGACTTTAGCAATTAGTCTATCGCCGTGATCAAAACTATAAGATTGGATAATCGTATTTAATTCTCTAATCTTTAAATATCCCAACAAAATTTGCTGGTTTGGGTAGTTATCTGCCAAATAACGATTAACGAGTTTTTGCTGACCTGCTGCTCGGCTTAACAACCTAGTCAAGGCATCTAAGTTTCTACTTTCAATTATCTGAACTTTTCGGTGATTTTTTACATAGCGGGTCGCAAAACCTATCAAAATCAACACCAATGCCGCGCAAGTAAGACCTATTACTGTATTTAGCAGACTTAAGTTCTTTTTCTCAGATCTATTTTGGGCAATCAATTGCTGCAATAGCTCATCGAGATCCGTATCTGAACTGGCTAGTTGCGCATTAAGATAAATCAGTTGATTTTCATTGACGGCCGTATCATAACGACTCTGATAATCAATAAAGCTATTGTATGAGCTAACGGCGCTTGAGATATCTCCGTTCTTCTCATATATCGCGCTTGTCAATCGATACACAGTAGCTAGATTTGATTCACTACGGCTGGCTTTTATATCAGGCAAAATAGACGCTAATAAGTCCTGCGCCTCGACTATCAAATCTTGATTGATAAAAGATTCAGCCAATAACAATTTGTTGTGGTGGACGTTAAATTGACCATTTAACTCGCCGTATTCCTTAAGAACAAATTCGAGTATTTGTTGCTGAGTTGAATACTCGCCTCTTTTCGCAAACATAAATGATCTTGAAACATGGAACATGCTTAGTGAAACAGGCTCATTGCTTTGGGTACATATATCAATGGCTTCGTCGACAATTTGGGCAACTTTATCGTACAACTCTTGCTTCGCCAAAAAGTAGATTTGTGTATGATTTAAAGAGCACTTTAACGATATGTCCGATGAGTGTTCAACTAATTTAGTCGCTTGGTTTAGCCACTTTTCTGCGTTGCGATAAGTACCAGCATCGATATTTAAATCAGTCGCTGCAAGTAATATTTTAAGCCGCAAAGCAATCGACAGAGAGTCATCATTTAGTTTCAATGCATAATTGAGATGTTGAAATGACAACACAAAATCTTCGACTGCTTGACCATAACGGATGACCAAATAGTGAAACATCAATAAATCCGCTTGCTCTAAAACACTTGGCTTTACGCTATTAATAAACAGAGCGGCCTTATCCATTTGTCCAGTAATCAATAAAGCTCTAAGCTTAACCGTAGTCAGTCGCGACAACTGCGGCGGTGTCAGTGAGTCACTCTTTCGACTGTATTTTTCAATCACCTTCATCGAATTTGCTAAATCAACATATAAGTTATCATCAGCAAGTTGAAGTTCAGCAATTACAGAGTCTACTGGCGCCGCTTTTACTGCCATACTCAAACAATTTAGTAGGATAAATAAGAGGCCCGTTAGAAGTGCTGTTCTAAACATTAGACCTCCTGCTTTTTACCAACAACCAATAACCAATAACTAATGAAAACAAGGTAATAAGTAAAACAGATAGTATTAGTCGATGAGTATCTACTGTGTTTTTGGTTTCAGTTAGCAATAACTGTTGTTTGTTCATTTCTCGACTCAAACGAGCACGCTCTGCCTCAACGCTATATTCGAGGTAGCTAGCATTAATATATCGTCGCTCTTTTTCAATATCCGCTAATGCTTGGGCATATGATTTAAGGTCTTGTAATTCACCATTGAGATCGCCTATTTGCTGATTAACAAAAGCACTCAATTTAAAGTATCGCGCACGGAGCTGTTGATTATTGATATCACTAAGCAGCGGTTTTAAAAAGTTAAGTACTTTAGAAAGTCTATCGTCACTAGTCGACTGGTAGAGCTGTGCAAGTGATAATTGCGCATTAATAAATTCATCGTTAACTCGTTGTAACTTGAATAGAGTGCTGGCGTCTTCGAGTAGCGCAAGAGATTCTTCTGGCTCGTCATGCGCTTTATAGTTCAAAGCAACAACGTCAAGATATGCACGGGCAACGTAAACCGATTGATTGAGACTAAAACAATGAGTCACCAACTGGCTTTTAATAAAATCTGCTCGGCTTTTTCGTTGCTGTTTTAGAATCATCGCAGCTTCAAGCAACTTTAATCGGCAAACTCTGTTATTTAAAGACGTCTCTCTCGATAACAAATGAATCTTGTTAGTTAGCCGTTCAAATTCATTAGTCAGCAAATAAATTTCACCTTCAAGAATTGATAACCAGAACCCGTCGACGTTATTAACGCCATCAAACTCATCACCTTGTAAGCGCCTCAAATAGCGTTCAGCACTAACAGGATTACCCTGTTTTACCGCTAAATTTGCACGATTGTATAAATAAAATTGTAATTGTGGCTGGGTTAATTCTGGTTCTTTTAAAGAATTTAGTCCCTCGACTGCCTGCTTAATATTTCCTTGAGTGATATCTAACTTGGCGAG from Psychrobium sp. MM17-31 includes these protein-coding regions:
- a CDS encoding enoyl-CoA hydratase, whose protein sequence is MTQLLQLSKQEHTAVITIANPPANTWTKESLTLLRDMVRELNADKDIYALVITGEGEKFFSAGADLNAFASGDKGVAATMSQIFGEAFETLSNFRGVSIAAINGYSMGGGLEVALACDIRIAEEQAQMALPEAAVGLLPCAGGTQNLSLLVGEGWAKRMILCGERITAQKAEQIGLVEEVVEKGGALEAALKLAKQTAKQSPVSVTACKSLIQMGRDGTINSALPLEREKFVQLFDSNDQKEGVNAFLEKRKPQWTNS
- a CDS encoding acetyl-CoA C-acyltransferase, translating into MSDQEQIVIVEALRTPMGGFGGSLSQVDSPTLGSVAINGLMESTGLAKTDVDEVIMGCVLPAGLGQAPARQAALKADLSLDTVCTTINKVCGSGMKAVMMAHDFIKAGSANIVVAGGMESMSLAPYMLPKARHGMRMGHGEVKDHMFLDGLEDASTGKAMGCFAQSTSDDTGFTREQMDEFAIASLSRANAAIESGAFDNEIVPVTISSRRGDTTVSIDEQPGNARVDKIPSLRPAFAKDGTITAANASSISDGASALLVMTASEAAKRGLTPLAAIKAHATHAQHPSEFTIAPVGAMEKVLAGAGWSKDDVDLFEINEAFAMVTMLAMKDLELDHNKVNVNGGACALGHPLGSSGSRIIVTLLHALKNRGLSKGVASLCIGGGEATAIAVEML
- a CDS encoding diguanylate cyclase, whose translation is MFRTALLTGLLFILLNCLSMAVKAAPVDSVIAELQLADDNLYVDLANSMKVIEKYSRKSDSLTPPQLSRLTTVKLRALLITGQMDKAALFINSVKPSVLEQADLLMFHYLVIRYGQAVEDFVLSFQHLNYALKLNDDSLSIALRLKILLAATDLNIDAGTYRNAEKWLNQATKLVEHSSDISLKCSLNHTQIYFLAKQELYDKVAQIVDEAIDICTQSNEPVSLSMFHVSRSFMFAKRGEYSTQQQILEFVLKEYGELNGQFNVHHNKLLLAESFINQDLIVEAQDLLASILPDIKASRSESNLATVYRLTSAIYEKNGDISSAVSSYNSFIDYQSRYDTAVNENQLIYLNAQLASSDTDLDELLQQLIAQNRSEKKNLSLLNTVIGLTCAALVLILIGFATRYVKNHRKVQIIESRNLDALTRLLSRAAGQQKLVNRYLADNYPNQQILLGYLKIRELNTIIQSYSFDHGDRLIAKVAHRLKALKHSDLDIFIDESANFVVSCIAPLDSDINLLFNDMQDAVSSISLSGVENSDYHFDIAYGVYQTDSTLTSIATLAQQLDDLKLSLSN